The Arachis ipaensis cultivar K30076 chromosome B05, Araip1.1, whole genome shotgun sequence nucleotide sequence aagaagaagaagaactgtttcctccttcctcttcttctttgatGAGCTCGTCATCACTGTTGTATACAAATCTTATGTGCTTCCCTGCATATGTGCTACCTTCATTCATGCTTATCTTGTTCAAGCCTTCACACAGTTCATCAACATCATatcctccttcttcttccacatcCTCATAGtaatcttcctcctcctcttcttcggctacttcctcctcctcatcttcttcatcaCGGGTGCTTGCATTCACCTGTATCGACCAAACTGAAGCATCGTCGTCCTCTGAAATGGTCTTCTGTGTGTTGCAGCTACTATCCACACTTCCTTGCATCACTTCACTCAGCTCAGAGCAGCATTCTTCGGATATCTCAGATTTTTCAGAGAAATCAAGAAGTAATGACCTTGTTATCAAACTCTTTTCAGATTCGGAGTTCTCTTCATTCTTCCCCTCAAATATATGATTCACCACCTGCcacaacaaacaacaacaaaagTTATTCAATTTATATTCAGCTTAACTGAATCCTGTCAAACCATAAAATTGAAAACGAACCTGAGAAATCAACTGCTCTTGGACAATGGGAGAAGGTGTGACAGAAACCAAACCAGTGTCAAAAGAACCCGAAAGATTCGGGATTTGTGGGGTGTTTGCAGGGGTTGGAGCAAGAAGACCCATTGGAGAAGTCACTAGTTGAAGAAAAGGACGGCTTTCAAGTGAGAGTTTGGAAAGCacagcttcttcttcaaccttctgCAACAGCGTCTTCACCTGACCCCTTAGCAGCGCCTCGCCGGAACCCGGCGTCTTCTTCACCCTGCTGCTGCTTCCCCTCTGCTTCCCACCCAAGGGGGTCTCCAGACTTCCCCCATTCGCCAACCCCACGATCGGAGAATCGTTTGTTATGTCGATCAGCGCTGATCGATCTTGCTGCTTTTGTGTACTTCTTTGCCTTGACTTTGACATGCTCTTTTCAGAATCCTCCATTTTTCCTGATGCAATGAgcaaaaaagaattaaaattgaTGTTATCCCATTTGGAAGTAACGAAATGGGTTGATTTAAGTGGAAGAAAATTTTGATCTTTCTTTGTTTATTATTTAGCATTGTTGGAGgaaaagaagagaggaaagaaatagaaatacTGAAATAGTCACTTGAAAGAGGAATGCTGTTGCCGTTGGAAGAAGCCAAGGTCTGTGATCTTGTGACTCTTCTTGCGGATGATGGTGTCTCCATTGGAATTGACTCGAGAAGAAAAACAAAGTTCGAAACTTAGGGGATTACCGCAAAAAGAGAGCGGAAAGAGAGTGTGAGAGAGAAAATTAAGAAGCGACGGtacagagaagaaagaaagaaatcataCGCGATTAGGGTTAAAGTGAGAGACTTATAAAAGGAGATTAGATAGCATGAATATGAATATGACCGTTGGGGCCTGCGCTTTCTTTTTTACCTTTCCATGCTAGAAACTGCAACTAGCCGTTGGTATCTCTCTTTCTGATTTTTGAATGCTGGGTACTCTTTTTGGGCTGAGAGGCCCACCATTGCTTTTTTAGAATTGTTATTATGGGATGGATTCTCTCcattgatttttattaaaaaatttaattatgataTATTGTTAATGGATATGATTAGACAACTCTATAAAATGTTTTATGTTATCCATAcaacaaaattaaactcaaatttttttctcacatgattaaaatttaatatttttgtgtGGCTAAATAACTGTATTTGGGATTTTAACAAAATTATTGTTGCAAATGTAACCATCGTACGTGTGATCCGCGATTTTTTAAACATACAACATTCTAATATAGTTACATCCACATGAAAATTGCACCATATATAAGATTATTGTGGCAATTTATTCGTATTTTGTGGTCACTACGAATTGTAAAGTAATTTTTTCTTACAATCAACTGAATCTAATCTAAACTAAGTAGAATCAGAATCATTTATGACATTGTTTAGACAGCGCAGTCCAAAAGGCTTTGCCTTTCTACTGCCTGCTTGACTTATAAACTTTGCAATGATTTTTCACTTTACGCTACAAATATAAAGATCATTCAGATAGGCTGGGGATTGGAGGAATAACATCTTTAAAGTTTAAAGCAATCAAACGCCCCACCGAAGAGCCATTGGTTAATTATGTCTTATTACAACAacgtaacaaaaaaatatttaactcATCAAATACCTACTATGTCAAAAATCATATAACGTAATAATTCATCAAAACTATCCAAGGAATGTAAATTTTATAGACTATACTCCGTTCTGTTCATTTCACAATAATATTTTCAGTGTTAATGATGAAGTTGAAAACAACAAACCGAATTGCCATGATTGTAACCGGCACGAACCAAATAACACTGATATACACAACGAGTTATAAAGTTACAATACCTAAAAATAATCAAACCAGCTATCGCTACAAGATAACAAGCAAATAGCAGCCGCAAGTACCAACTGTTTAGGGCCTGTATCAAAATGTATATATCAACATGCACTGCCTAGTGTGCTGACTGTCAACCAAGGCAGCATACGGATTCCTCAACGAAACATGGCTGCTACAACCTTCGCAAACATCTTCTACACTTCCTCTTGACCGAGGTTGCTACTTTTCAAGATGTTATACTTGCAGAGTGGGCAAGTAGCATTGATATACAGCCATTTATCAACGCAGGAGCAGTGAAAATGATGACCACAAGGAAGTTGTCTTAGTTCAACCCCATCGTCATAGGACGAAAGGCAGATGCAACATTCCTACATCATGGGACAACATTCTTATATCAAAATTACTTGGAAAAGGGAGAAAAACTAAAGTCCACATGCATATAACAGAAATTCATAACAATACCGCATCCTCCTCAGCAAGAACATGTTCACCAGGTGAGTCAGATCGGCATTCGGTCATTACTCCTCCAACAGGTCCTTGTGTATTTCCAGCAAGTTTCTCATTGTTTTCAACTTTCCGAAATTTATACTTTGATAGCTGCTCAATATCCTCTTTTGATGCTCCTTCCTGCTTTTTTACCCACATGTGTGAGCATGGGCACACGCACACTCAAAGATGAAACCAAGGTACAGGGCAACTATAAATCACAGCAAATATCTCCAAACAAAATAGCCCTTGGCTACACAAAAGCATTATCATgtataatcaaaataaatatgaaCTAAAATAAACTTCATTTATTCAGGCTAGCAACCAACTTACAAGTACCAAGATTGCATATAGATGTCAATAATAAGTGACACATTTATAATCTCCAAAAAAGTCATAGGAAATAAGTTTGAAGATATACTTCATGTGCAGAAACACCTCATGATAAATAACGAAGACATAAGGTTAAAGAAACTCCAATTCACATTAACTGGTTATCTCCAGATAGATCCTGTAGCTCTCCAAATTATAAGTATCTAATGTTATAATTTGACTCATTTTCAGCCCTCAGAATTTTAGGGATAGACATCCATAGTAAGAACAGTCACTTGAGGTTTTGCAAATAAATTGGTAATTGGTAACAAGCACAAAAGGAGAGCCTATGGAGCAAACCATTATTTTTGCACTTGCATCATATTGCTACATTATATTGTAACAATGAGTTCCATCAGTGGGTTAATACAATAAGTATGTACATCTGATTTAACTTTAACAACTTTAATAATGAAACAAATAAATTCATACTTCTCTAATCAGTCAAAATCAGCACACATATAACTCCTGGTTAACACAACCATAACATTAATATAGTTTCGTAGCATTCATTCTTGTGTTTCACAAAATACAAAGATTCTAGTATTATGGGTTTTTTTTTAGCTATAATTATGTATTGAAATAGTTCAATGTTAAAATGCAATTTCAAAGCCCAATTTTATAGGGAATATGAATATAGTACTTCCATTGGCACTTGAGACACTAAATCCATCCAGCTATAACACATAAAAGAACATTTGATGACTGATTTCAGATGCATACCTGGTCTGCAACTGCATAAAGAAGGGCAATGATGCATGGAAGACAACAGCAAACAGCGATACCAATAATACATGCCAGTGCAACACAGAATACAACAAAGAAGACATCAAAACCAAGGAAGATTATACATAGCCTGAAAAGCAAGCAGATTCTGTCAACAGTGTTCAATCAAAATAGGTAAACAAGGGTATACTTGCTAAAAGGTGGGTAAATTGTAAATAGAACATTTGATAGTGGATATATAAACATGCTGAACAACGGAAGCTGAGGGAGCACAAACCAGTAAAGAAGAGGAGATTCTTCGACTAAAGATTGACTACCAGCTGATACCCAGTAGAACCCAATAATCcaccaaataaaagaaaacatcgTATTTGCTGATTCCAAATGCTTTGCAACACTGATAAGAAAAAATAACAAACATTAAAAATGCATCACACAAGAAAAATAACAGTGACACGTACATGGTAAGTTGGTAACACAAT carries:
- the LOC107642957 gene encoding F-actin-methionine sulfoxide oxidase MICAL3 isoform X2 — protein: METPSSARRVTRSQTLASSNGNSIPLSRKMEDSEKSMSKSRQRSTQKQQDRSALIDITNDSPIVGLANGGSLETPLGGKQRGSSSRVKKTPGSGEALLRGQVKTLLQKVEEEAVLSKLSLESRPFLQLVTSPMGLLAPTPANTPQIPNLSGSFDTGLVSVTPSPIVQEQLISQVVNHIFEGKNEENSESEKSLITRSLLLDFSEKSEISEECCSELSEVMQGSVDSSCNTQKTISEDDDASVWSIQVNASTRDEEDEEEEVAEEEEEEDYYEDVEEEGGYDVDELCEGLNKISMNEGSTYAGKHIRFVYNSDDELIKEEEEGGNSSSSSSSSSSPNVMHLKGLPTPKGKHLRFSEEEEGK
- the LOC107642957 gene encoding F-actin-methionine sulfoxide oxidase MICAL3 isoform X1, which produces METPSSARRVTRSQTLASSNGNSIPLSSDYFRKMEDSEKSMSKSRQRSTQKQQDRSALIDITNDSPIVGLANGGSLETPLGGKQRGSSSRVKKTPGSGEALLRGQVKTLLQKVEEEAVLSKLSLESRPFLQLVTSPMGLLAPTPANTPQIPNLSGSFDTGLVSVTPSPIVQEQLISQVVNHIFEGKNEENSESEKSLITRSLLLDFSEKSEISEECCSELSEVMQGSVDSSCNTQKTISEDDDASVWSIQVNASTRDEEDEEEEVAEEEEEEDYYEDVEEEGGYDVDELCEGLNKISMNEGSTYAGKHIRFVYNSDDELIKEEEEGGNSSSSSSSSSSPNVMHLKGLPTPKGKHLRFSEEEEGK
- the LOC107642958 gene encoding E3 ubiquitin-protein ligase At1g12760; the encoded protein is MSNTRSPTRSSEDIVDSTPFLGNTGTGAATDEFNSGRRFVRRQSLRQAARFLRQASGRRMMREPSMVVRETAAEQLEERQSDWAYSKPVVILDMVWNFAFVVVAATVLFLSRKESPEMPLRLWIIGYAMQCVLHMVCVCVEYRRRRRIQRSQSLNGGGEERVGSSGNLSSPSREGSSHYVTLGQLDEDSTSVAKHLESANTMFSFIWWIIGFYWVSAGSQSLVEESPLLYWLCIIFLGFDVFFVVFCVALACIIGIAVCCCLPCIIALLYAVADQEGASKEDIEQLSKYKFRKVENNEKLAGNTQGPVGGVMTECRSDSPGEHVLAEEDAECCICLSSYDDGVELRQLPCGHHFHCSCVDKWLYINATCPLCKYNILKSSNLGQEEV